A genome region from Salvia splendens isolate huo1 chromosome 19, SspV2, whole genome shotgun sequence includes the following:
- the LOC121778959 gene encoding uncharacterized protein LOC121778959 codes for MGQSHGTSNWGKGLTSHIAGVSKPPPIGDPDYTKWQQWDHCVFNWIINNLETELVNEVSRYATARDLWEGLAITYRSGTDPFQIYDLHRQAMTIKQGNTTLEGLWNKMQDLWISIDTRDPNPADVESYNKREQRHRLYQFLSALDDNYANIKREIMDKDPLPSVQKAYGMVRRQAINDGILRVKEPPNSGIGSGLAAIDRSRPSPQPNHSPHTSYRTWNS; via the coding sequence ATGGGTCAATCTCATGGAACGAGCAATTGGGGGAAGGGATTGACCTCTCACATTGCTGGAGTTTCAAAACCTCCCCCAATCGGCGATCCTGACTACACGAAATGGCAGCAATGGGATCACTGCGTATTCAACTGGATCATCAACAACCTCGAGACAGAACTTGTGAATGAGGTGTCAAGGTACGCGACAGCCAGGGACCTTTGGGAAGGTCTGGCCATCACGTATAGAAGCGGAACTGACCCGTTTCAGATCTACGACCTGCACAGACAAGCTATGACAATCAAACAGGGAAACACGACCTTGGAAGGCCTATGGAACAAAATGCAAGACTTGTGGATATCAATTGATACCCGAGACCCCAACCCAGCGGATGTGGAAAGCTATAACAAGCGAGAACAGCGTCATCGCCTATACCAATTTCTCAGTGCCCTAGATGATAATTATGCGAACATCAAAAGGGAAATCATGGACAAGGACCCATTACCATCAGTCCAGAAAGCCTACGGAATGGTACGAAGGCAGGCAATTAACGACGGCATTCTCAGAGTCAAAGAGCCACCAAACAGCGGAATAGGCTCCGGACTCGCTGCCATCGACAGAAGTCGACCATCACCGCAGCCCAATCACTCCCCACACACATCTTACCGAACGTGGAACAGCTGA